A window from Kovacikia minuta CCNUW1 encodes these proteins:
- the argZ gene encoding bifunctional arginine dihydrolase/ornithine cyclodeaminase: protein MTSSIRFLMCSPDHYDVDYVINPWMEGNVHKSSRDRAVEQWEQLFHIIKEHAIVDLVQPQKGVPDMVFTANAGLVLGKDVVLSRFFHKERQGEEPFFKQWFAEQGYTVHELPKDLPFEGAGDALLDREGRWLWAGYGFRSELDSHPQIAKWLDIEVLSLRLMDERFYHLDTCFCPLTNGYLLYYPGAFDAYSNRLIELRVPEAKRIAIPEEDAVNFACNAVNIEQTIILNKASDALKQRLKAIGFQVIETPLTEFLKAGGAAKCLTLRVTEPIRVEVHASAAVESRVIRMEGHLLDAGLINQALDLIVEGGGSFQVLNFNLGEQRQSTSSAEVKVTAPSHEVMETLMTQLIDLGAVPPPQELCDSNLETVTQTGVAPDDFYVTTIYPTEVRVRCEWVKVQNQRMDGAIVVDEENLTARCKILRDLQVGDRIIVGVDGIRTIRKTESREQRNTQEFSFMGAGVSSERRVELVVEQIAWELRQIRDQGGKVVVTAGPVVIHTGGGEHLAKLIREGYVQALLGGNAIAVHDIEQSMMGTSLGVDMKRGVSVRGGHRHHLKVINAIRRCGSIAQAVEQGVLTSGIFYECVHHNVPFSLAGSIRDDGPLPDTHMDLIKAQEDYARLIEGADLILMLSSMLHSIGVGNMTPAGVKMVCVDINPAVVTKLSDRGSVESVGVVTDVGLFLSLLVQQLTKLTSQYRVIQPV, encoded by the coding sequence CCTGGATGGAAGGGAACGTTCACAAGTCATCGCGCGATCGTGCTGTTGAGCAGTGGGAGCAGCTTTTCCATATCATCAAAGAACACGCGATTGTGGATCTGGTGCAGCCCCAAAAGGGAGTGCCCGACATGGTGTTTACCGCCAATGCAGGCTTGGTGTTGGGTAAAGATGTGGTTCTCAGTCGCTTCTTCCACAAAGAGCGCCAGGGCGAGGAACCCTTCTTTAAGCAGTGGTTTGCCGAACAGGGCTATACGGTACATGAGCTACCCAAAGATTTGCCATTTGAAGGGGCAGGCGATGCCCTCCTCGATCGCGAAGGGCGTTGGTTGTGGGCAGGGTATGGCTTCCGGTCCGAACTGGATTCCCATCCCCAAATCGCCAAGTGGTTAGACATTGAAGTGCTGTCGCTGCGGTTGATGGATGAGCGGTTTTACCATCTGGATACGTGCTTCTGCCCGCTAACGAATGGCTATTTGCTCTATTACCCTGGTGCTTTTGACGCCTATTCCAATCGCTTGATTGAATTACGGGTGCCAGAAGCAAAACGAATTGCGATCCCTGAAGAGGATGCCGTTAACTTCGCCTGCAATGCGGTCAACATTGAACAAACAATAATCCTGAACAAAGCCAGTGATGCTCTGAAGCAACGCCTGAAAGCGATCGGATTCCAGGTGATTGAAACGCCGCTGACTGAGTTTTTGAAAGCAGGGGGAGCCGCCAAGTGCCTCACCCTTAGAGTGACAGAACCGATTCGGGTTGAAGTCCACGCCAGTGCAGCAGTGGAGAGCCGGGTTATTCGCATGGAAGGGCATCTGCTGGATGCAGGCTTGATTAACCAGGCACTTGATCTGATTGTGGAAGGTGGCGGCAGTTTCCAGGTGCTTAATTTCAACCTGGGAGAACAGCGCCAGAGTACCTCGTCCGCAGAGGTAAAAGTAACCGCTCCCTCCCATGAGGTGATGGAAACCCTGATGACCCAGTTAATCGACCTGGGTGCAGTCCCACCACCCCAGGAACTCTGTGACAGCAATCTGGAGACGGTGACTCAAACAGGGGTTGCGCCCGATGATTTCTATGTCACGACCATCTATCCAACCGAAGTGCGGGTGCGGTGCGAATGGGTGAAGGTGCAGAATCAGCGGATGGATGGGGCGATCGTGGTTGATGAGGAAAATTTGACCGCCCGTTGTAAAATTCTGCGCGATTTGCAGGTCGGCGATCGGATTATTGTCGGCGTCGATGGGATTCGTACCATCCGCAAAACCGAATCCCGTGAACAGCGGAATACCCAGGAGTTCAGTTTTATGGGTGCGGGGGTATCCAGCGAACGGCGGGTGGAGTTGGTGGTGGAGCAAATTGCCTGGGAACTTCGCCAGATTCGAGACCAGGGGGGTAAGGTGGTCGTTACTGCGGGACCTGTTGTGATTCACACAGGCGGCGGTGAACATCTGGCAAAATTGATCCGCGAAGGTTACGTACAGGCTTTGTTGGGTGGAAATGCGATCGCCGTCCATGACATTGAACAGTCTATGATGGGCACCTCCCTGGGGGTGGACATGAAGCGGGGCGTCTCAGTTCGGGGTGGGCACCGCCACCATTTGAAGGTCATTAATGCCATTCGGCGCTGTGGAAGTATTGCCCAAGCCGTGGAGCAGGGCGTTCTAACCAGTGGCATTTTCTATGAATGCGTTCACCACAACGTTCCCTTCTCCCTGGCAGGCTCGATTCGGGACGACGGCCCCCTGCCCGATACCCATATGGATCTGATCAAAGCCCAGGAAGACTATGCCCGTTTGATTGAAGGGGCTGATTTGATTCTGATGCTGTCTTCCATGCTGCATTCGATCGGTGTGGGAAATATGACTCCCGCAGGCGTCAAGATGGTTTGCGTCGATATTAACCCAGCCGTGGTAACAAAATTGAGCGATCGTGGTTCTGTCGAGTCCGTTGGTGTCGTTACAGATGTGGGGTTATTCCTCAGCCTGTTGGTACAGCAACTTACCAAGTTAACCAGTCAATATCGCGTCATCCAACCCGTCTAA